From one Pseudomonadota bacterium genomic stretch:
- a CDS encoding adenylate/guanylate cyclase domain-containing response regulator encodes MTLPVPDLATTPVSSPEKILLVDDTPINIQMLHQVLKGQGYHLLMARNAEDALRIARDERPDLVLLDIVMPDVDGFETCRRLKEDVSTRDAAVIFMSSLSETDSKVKGLEVGAVDYITKPFEPAEVIARVNTHMTIQRLQRDLTRKNEFIRNVFGRYVSAQVAQQVLDSPEGLDFGGEEREVTILMSDLRGFTSIVNRRTPKEVLSLLNLYLEAMVEVIERFQGTIIEILGDSFLVMFGAPLSLPDHADRAVASAIAMQGAMVEVNRVAGDQSLPLLEMGIGVHTGPCVVGNIGSERRSKYAAVGTTVNLAGRIESVTMGGQVLVSETTLAAVKVPLELEGEFSIEPKGVMRSLHLSAVRSIGGPFALSLPETDRTLHLVVPALPLSFTVVHEKAVAQTVHDGLLLELSEREARFVSSFVPHPLDNLKIRLADDTGEQVCETYAKVQANSNGAGNTTLIRFTSLSADVRNWIASQLPRRR; translated from the coding sequence ATGACGCTTCCCGTACCCGATCTCGCAACGACCCCCGTGTCTTCTCCCGAGAAGATCCTCCTGGTCGACGACACCCCCATCAACATCCAGATGCTCCATCAGGTGCTGAAGGGACAGGGGTACCACCTGCTCATGGCGCGCAACGCCGAAGACGCGCTGCGAATCGCGCGCGACGAGCGTCCAGATCTGGTTCTGCTCGACATCGTCATGCCGGATGTCGACGGCTTCGAGACGTGCCGTCGCCTGAAAGAAGACGTGTCGACCCGCGACGCCGCGGTCATCTTCATGTCGTCGCTCAGCGAGACCGACAGCAAGGTGAAGGGCCTCGAGGTGGGGGCGGTCGACTACATCACCAAGCCCTTCGAGCCGGCCGAGGTCATCGCACGGGTGAACACCCACATGACCATCCAGCGGCTGCAGCGCGATCTCACGCGCAAGAACGAGTTCATCAGAAACGTGTTCGGCCGCTACGTCTCTGCGCAGGTCGCCCAGCAGGTTCTCGACTCTCCGGAAGGCCTCGACTTCGGGGGCGAGGAGCGCGAGGTCACCATCCTGATGTCCGACCTGCGGGGGTTCACCAGCATCGTGAACCGTCGCACCCCCAAGGAGGTGCTCTCGCTGCTGAACCTGTACCTCGAGGCCATGGTCGAGGTCATTGAGCGGTTCCAGGGCACCATCATCGAGATTCTCGGAGACTCGTTCCTGGTGATGTTCGGCGCCCCCCTGTCTCTGCCCGATCACGCCGACCGCGCGGTGGCCAGCGCCATCGCCATGCAAGGGGCGATGGTCGAGGTGAACCGAGTGGCCGGCGACCAGAGCCTGCCGCTGCTCGAGATGGGCATCGGCGTGCACACCGGGCCGTGCGTGGTGGGCAACATCGGCTCAGAGCGCCGCAGCAAGTACGCCGCCGTGGGCACCACGGTGAACCTCGCGGGGCGCATCGAGTCGGTCACCATGGGTGGTCAGGTGCTCGTCTCCGAGACCACGCTGGCGGCGGTGAAGGTCCCCCTCGAACTGGAAGGTGAGTTCTCCATCGAGCCCAAGGGCGTCATGCGCAGCCTCCACCTGAGTGCGGTGCGTTCCATCGGAGGACCGTTCGCCCTGTCTCTTCCCGAGACCGATCGCACCCTGCACCTCGTGGTGCCGGCGCTGCCGCTCTCGTTCACCGTGGTGCATGAGAAAGCGGTGGCGCAGACCGTTCACGACGGTCTGCTGCTCGAGCTGTCGGAGCGCGAGGCGCGCTTCGTGTCGAGCTTCGTCCCCCATCCGCTCGACAACCTCAAGATCCGGCTGGCCGACGACACCGGCGAGCAGGTCTGCGAGACCTATGCCAAGGTGCAGGCCAACAGCAACGGGGCAGGCAACACCACCCTCATCCGCTTCACGTCGCTCTCCGCTGATGTGCGCAACTGGATTGCCAGCCAGCTTCCGAGACGGCGTTGA